The Phoenix dactylifera cultivar Barhee BC4 chromosome 17, palm_55x_up_171113_PBpolish2nd_filt_p, whole genome shotgun sequence genome contains a region encoding:
- the LOC103707389 gene encoding 65-kDa microtubule-associated protein 3-like isoform X2, producing MAKLPSQQSLQMESTHGSLLHELKIIWDEVGESEAERNKMLLELEQECLELYRRKVDQANRSKAQLRQAIADAEAEIAAICSAMGEPPVHVWQWNQNAGSLKEELKAIIPHLEEMKKRKNDRKNQILEVVEQIREILIEIRPTGYDLSTVAADESALSVRRVEELRGQLQLLQEEKADRLRKVMDHLHTLNSLCLVLGKDFKQMVSEVDPNLNETGGCKNTSDDTIERLTSAIQRLRDIKRQRMEKLQDLASTMLELWNLMDTPTEEQLNFQNVTCNIAASEHEITEPDALSVDFIKHVEAEVLRLEELKNSKMKELVLRKKSELEEIRRRAHLVAEGDTETEFAYEAVETGDADPSLILGQIEFQVSAAKEEAFSRKDMLERVEKWLAACEEESWLEEYNRDESRYSAGRGTHLALKRAEKARTLVSKIPAMVEALSVKTTAWEKERGNEFIYDGVRLLSMLEDYTTMRQEKEQERKRHRDQRRLQGQLIAAQEALFGSKPSPLKNMKKVTRTFSSGPSRRPSTPGATSQSDMPQSAKSSHAHRKSDDGSGLSAVSAECL from the exons ATGgctaagcttccaagtcaacaaTCTTTACAAATGGAGAGCACTCACGGATCGCTGTTACATGAACTCAAG ATAATTTGGGATGAAGTTGGAGAATCTGAAGCTGAAAGGAATAAAATGCTACTTGAGCTAGAACAGGAGTGCTTGGAGTTATATAGAAGAAAAGTTGACCAGGCAAACAGGTCTAAAGCTCAGCTGCGGCAGGCTATTGCCGATGCTGAAGCAGAGATTGCAGCCATATGTTCTGCAATGGGTGAGCCACCAGTGCATGTTTGGCAG TGGAATCAAAATGCTGGAAGCTTAAAGGAAGAGCTCAAGGCCATTATTCCACACCTAGAGGAgatgaaaaagaggaagaacgaTAGAAAGAATCAAATTCTTGAAGTTGTGGAGCAGATACGGGAGATATTAATCGAGATTAGGCCAACAGGTTATGATTTATCCACCGTGGCTGCTGATGAATCTGCCCTATCTGTGAGAAGGGTTGAAGAATTGCGTGGGCAGTTACAGCTACTTCAAGAGGAGAAG GCTGACCGGCTCAGAAAGGTCATGGACCACCTGCATACTTTGAATTCCCTGTGTTTGGTACTTGGTAAAGATTTCAAGCAAATGGTTAGTGAGGTAGACCCTAATCTGAATGAAACTGGAGGATGCAAAAATACTAGTGATGATACAATTGAAAGGTTGACCTCTGCAATTCAGAGATTGCGAGATATTAAGCGGCAAAGAATGGAAAAG CTTCAAGATCTTGCAAGTACTATGTTGGAGCTGTGGAACCTGATGGACACACCAACTGAAGAGCAACTAAATTTTCAGAATGTAACATGTAATATAGCTGCTTCAGAACATGAAATAACAGAGCCTGATGCTCTTTCTGTGGACTTCATCAAACAT GTTGAGGCAGAAGTTTTGAGGCTCGAAGAACTGAAAAATAGCAAGATGAAAGAACTTGTCCTCAGAAAAAAAAGCGAGCTAGAAGAGATTCGTAGGCGGGCACATTTGGTAGCAGAAGGAGATACCGAAACAGAATTTGCATATGAAGCTGTTGAGACCG GTGATGCTGACCCCTCTTTGATCCTTGGCCAGATTGAGTTTCAAGTTTCAGCTGCTAAAGAAGAGGCATTCAGCAGGAAAGATATGCTCGAAAGGGTCGAAAAATGGCTGGCAGCTTGCGAAGAAGAGTCCTGGCTGGAGGAGTACAATAGG GATGAGAGCCGTTATAGTGCCGGAAGAGGTACCCACCTTGCGCTGAAGCGCGCTGAAAAAGCACGCACTCTTGTCAGCAAAATTCCAG CAATGGTAGAGGCATTGTCAGTCAAAACTACAGCTTGGGAGAAAGAGAGGGGCAATGAGTTTATATATGATGGT GTCAGACTTTTGTCGATGCTGGAAGACTACACCACTATGAGGCAGGAGAAAGAGCAAGAGCGCAAAAGACACAGG GATCAGAGGAGACTTCAGGGTCAGCTTATTGCAGCGCAAGAAGCACTTTTTGGCTCTAAGCCAAGCcctttgaaaaatatgaaaaaggtAACTAGGACTTTCTCTTCGGGTCCAAGTAGAAGACCATCCACACCTGGAGCCACGTCGCAATCTGATATGCCGCAGTCCGCGAAGTCCTCACATGCCCACAGGAAGTCTGATGATGGGAGTGGCTTATCTGCTG TGTCAGCTGAATGCTTGTAG
- the LOC103707389 gene encoding 65-kDa microtubule-associated protein 3-like isoform X1: MAKLPSQQSLQMESTHGSLLHELKIIWDEVGESEAERNKMLLELEQECLELYRRKVDQANRSKAQLRQAIADAEAEIAAICSAMGEPPVHVWQWNQNAGSLKEELKAIIPHLEEMKKRKNDRKNQILEVVEQIREILIEIRPTGYDLSTVAADESALSVRRVEELRGQLQLLQEEKADRLRKVMDHLHTLNSLCLVLGKDFKQMVSEVDPNLNETGGCKNTSDDTIERLTSAIQRLRDIKRQRMEKLQDLASTMLELWNLMDTPTEEQLNFQNVTCNIAASEHEITEPDALSVDFIKHVEAEVLRLEELKNSKMKELVLRKKSELEEIRRRAHLVAEGDTETEFAYEAVETGDADPSLILGQIEFQVSAAKEEAFSRKDMLERVEKWLAACEEESWLEEYNRDESRYSAGRGTHLALKRAEKARTLVSKIPAMVEALSVKTTAWEKERGNEFIYDGVRLLSMLEDYTTMRQEKEQERKRHRDQRRLQGQLIAAQEALFGSKPSPLKNMKKVTRTFSSGPSRRPSTPGATSQSDMPQSAKSSHAHRKSDDGSGLSAVRRDLDATTMPRKPFSPVVSDSNMPSTPTKRNSDNAEEEIGTRKSCMKIEANAPVSVICQAEVIDMPKDMEYSFEERRAGFVIKSSS, encoded by the exons ATGgctaagcttccaagtcaacaaTCTTTACAAATGGAGAGCACTCACGGATCGCTGTTACATGAACTCAAG ATAATTTGGGATGAAGTTGGAGAATCTGAAGCTGAAAGGAATAAAATGCTACTTGAGCTAGAACAGGAGTGCTTGGAGTTATATAGAAGAAAAGTTGACCAGGCAAACAGGTCTAAAGCTCAGCTGCGGCAGGCTATTGCCGATGCTGAAGCAGAGATTGCAGCCATATGTTCTGCAATGGGTGAGCCACCAGTGCATGTTTGGCAG TGGAATCAAAATGCTGGAAGCTTAAAGGAAGAGCTCAAGGCCATTATTCCACACCTAGAGGAgatgaaaaagaggaagaacgaTAGAAAGAATCAAATTCTTGAAGTTGTGGAGCAGATACGGGAGATATTAATCGAGATTAGGCCAACAGGTTATGATTTATCCACCGTGGCTGCTGATGAATCTGCCCTATCTGTGAGAAGGGTTGAAGAATTGCGTGGGCAGTTACAGCTACTTCAAGAGGAGAAG GCTGACCGGCTCAGAAAGGTCATGGACCACCTGCATACTTTGAATTCCCTGTGTTTGGTACTTGGTAAAGATTTCAAGCAAATGGTTAGTGAGGTAGACCCTAATCTGAATGAAACTGGAGGATGCAAAAATACTAGTGATGATACAATTGAAAGGTTGACCTCTGCAATTCAGAGATTGCGAGATATTAAGCGGCAAAGAATGGAAAAG CTTCAAGATCTTGCAAGTACTATGTTGGAGCTGTGGAACCTGATGGACACACCAACTGAAGAGCAACTAAATTTTCAGAATGTAACATGTAATATAGCTGCTTCAGAACATGAAATAACAGAGCCTGATGCTCTTTCTGTGGACTTCATCAAACAT GTTGAGGCAGAAGTTTTGAGGCTCGAAGAACTGAAAAATAGCAAGATGAAAGAACTTGTCCTCAGAAAAAAAAGCGAGCTAGAAGAGATTCGTAGGCGGGCACATTTGGTAGCAGAAGGAGATACCGAAACAGAATTTGCATATGAAGCTGTTGAGACCG GTGATGCTGACCCCTCTTTGATCCTTGGCCAGATTGAGTTTCAAGTTTCAGCTGCTAAAGAAGAGGCATTCAGCAGGAAAGATATGCTCGAAAGGGTCGAAAAATGGCTGGCAGCTTGCGAAGAAGAGTCCTGGCTGGAGGAGTACAATAGG GATGAGAGCCGTTATAGTGCCGGAAGAGGTACCCACCTTGCGCTGAAGCGCGCTGAAAAAGCACGCACTCTTGTCAGCAAAATTCCAG CAATGGTAGAGGCATTGTCAGTCAAAACTACAGCTTGGGAGAAAGAGAGGGGCAATGAGTTTATATATGATGGT GTCAGACTTTTGTCGATGCTGGAAGACTACACCACTATGAGGCAGGAGAAAGAGCAAGAGCGCAAAAGACACAGG GATCAGAGGAGACTTCAGGGTCAGCTTATTGCAGCGCAAGAAGCACTTTTTGGCTCTAAGCCAAGCcctttgaaaaatatgaaaaaggtAACTAGGACTTTCTCTTCGGGTCCAAGTAGAAGACCATCCACACCTGGAGCCACGTCGCAATCTGATATGCCGCAGTCCGCGAAGTCCTCACATGCCCACAGGAAGTCTGATGATGGGAGTGGCTTATCTGCTG TCAGGAGAGATCTGGATGCTACAACCATGCCCCGTAAGCCTTTTTCTCCTGTAGTTTCAGACAGCAACATGCCATCCACACCCACCAAGCGCAATTCTGACAATGCTGAAGAGGAGATCGGTACTCGCAAGAGCTGTATGAAGATAGAAGCTAATGCTCCAGTCTCTGTGATTTGTCAAGCTGAAGTCATAGACATGCCTAAGGATATGGAGTACTCTTTTGAAGAGAGAAGAGCCGGCTTTGTCATCAAAAGCTCATCTTAA